A region of Haliotis asinina isolate JCU_RB_2024 chromosome 9, JCU_Hal_asi_v2, whole genome shotgun sequence DNA encodes the following proteins:
- the LOC137296344 gene encoding protein rolling stone-like, producing MIILSGLTDRHTWTRTDQDNIKWFVYLTNWMFFILTLGTIIEFIAVGYCHLKRKDIINGDVNRMPTFLKVTWVWQNLSNTVSVLVTVLFWVLLYSPGKVISDVSYITHAGNTIYVIVNLCITASPVRWLHFFHPFIVAIVYAIFSAVFQAAGGTNGLGYSSIYPVLDWQGNPGSATLYAFVCCCIGVPLIQFVIMLIAMLRVTLFESCLGRHKHSSAHTVGVDNVMNLT from the exons ATGATCATCCTGTCGGGACTGACTGACCGACACACCTGGACGAGAACTGACCAGGACAACATAAAATGGTTTGTGTATCTCACCAACTGGATGTTCTTCATCTTAACCTTGGGCACCATCATTGAGTTCATCGCTGTGGGTTATTGCCACCTGAAAAGGAAAGACATAATAAATG GTGACGTCAACCGAATGCCCACGTTTCTCAAAGTGACTTGGGTTTGGCAAAACCTGAGCAACaccgtcagtgtgctagtgacAGTTTTGTTCTGGGTTCTATTGTATTCAC CGGGAAAAGTCATCTCAGATGTCAGCTACATCACCCACGCCGGCAACACAATATACGTCATCGTCAACCTCTGTATCACAGCATCGCCAGTTAGATGGCTCCACTTCTTCCATCCCTTTATCGTGGCTATCGTCTACGCCATATTCTCAGCGGTGTTTCAGGCTGCGGGTGGAACTAATGGCCTAGGCTACAGCTCCATATACCCTGTGTTGGACTGGCAGGGTAATCCTGGAAGTGCGACTCTCTATGCCTTCGTCTGTTGTTGCATCGGAGTGCCTTTGATTCAGTTTGTGATCATGCTCATCGCCATGCTCAGGGTGACTTTATTTGAGTCTTGTCTTGGAAGGCATAAGCATTCTAGTGCACATACGGTTGGAGTTGATAACGTGATGAATCTTACCTAA